AGatgtcataaaaataaatctataaattgaagtGATTGGATGtggtatgttagattataaaattatttttattgtaaagtaaatctaaaatatcatttgaaaccatatcaatttatgaatttatttttatagatttattttgtaattgtagcacttctaaaaataaaaagctactGGTATTTACTATTTAGGCATACCCTTAGCTTTATATCATATTCAAAGACTaattaacaaggaaaaaaaCAGAATGTTTAAACAGAAAACACGTGGAAAATATatggaattacagttttacATGAATGTAGCCAAGTAGGCAAATTACATCCCACTTAAAgataaattcaacaaaataacaaaagtttacccccaaaaaagaaaataataacaataatagtagcaataatatataattatcaatatatatatatatatatatttaattaagcTTTGTTGCTATATGTCTTACCTCCTCTTATTCTTGCTCccaaacaacaaagaaatgtaAAACAGAATTCTAAAGAAGAAACCCCAAGCCACACTGATCCACAAGCAGCTCCATTTGCTCAAGTCTGTGATTCCCTGTTGCTTCAGTATATCTAAACCCGTTGTGACGCAGGTTGTGCTCGTGATATTGAAACCCAACGTATTTCCCATGTTCTTCAACAGATCCAACTTCACACTCTCCGGCAGCATTCCGAGCGGCGTGTTGTCGAACATCTGTACCCCTCTCACGAAGCATTTCACGGGATCGTCGAATTCGTTCTGCAGAACTCCTTCGTAAGGATACTTCACCAGAGAGAGATAGTGGAACCAAATCCAGTAGAGTGGGATTCGATCCCTGCCGATGAAAAATCCGCTGAACAGAAGGAAGTAGGCCAAGATGGCGACGACGACAGTGTATCCCAGCATGACATGAGAGACAACTCCTGATAGGAACGTTACGAACGAGCTCCCGGCCCAGAATGCGGCCAAtattgtgaagaagaagaagaagaagccgtTGAGTCCGCCGGCGAGGCCCACTGCCCAGAAGGTTGTGGCGGCGAAGGTGAGAGACAGCAAGATTAAAGAAGGGATGGAGATGAGAGAATGGGCCAGAACGTAGGAGGAACGGCGATAAGCATTGTATGCAGTTTCTCTCATGAAGATGTATCGCTCTTGCAGGAACACAGGAATGGCTTCGGCACAGGTGTAGAAGGTGGTGGACATGGCAAAGGCGAAGAACCCTAAGCGTTCTTGGGCTCCTCTGGGTGAATTATCGAGGCGCCAGAAAATAGTGGCCAAGATAATCCCGGTTACGAGCACAGCACCCAATCGGATTCCGAAGAGTTCGGGCATTCTTCTAGAGTTTGTGAGCGACCGCCGCGCTACCACCAGTATTTCAATCCAGAAAGGGTTGGCAAACGTTGGAACCGAAGATGTGAGAGTCGAACTGTTAGGAGCACCAGAGACTAATTTTCCTCTGGAAATGCTTGCACTTATGGCGTCTTTGAGGGAAAGCTGCTTTGCTCGATTTTGGCTACTATTGCTTCTCTGCTTCTTAATCTTTGCTTGCCATGACTTGTTGAATTCGACTAAGCTCTTGGTCCCATCAGGTTCTTCCTCAAGCTCGCGAATAAGATCGAGGGCGAACTCCGTTCGGTTATCTTTTTCAGGGATCGGATGCCCGAACTCGGAGAAGAAGAGGGGTAAGGTAGCAGGAGAGCCGCTGTACACAGTCTGCCCGTGCGAGAGGAAGATTAATCGGTCTAATAAACTGAGAATTCTGTAACTTGGCTGGTGAATGGACATGACCACGATGCTTCCACTCTGCGCAATTCGCTGCAAAACCTTCACGACCATGAACGCACTGGTGGAATCGAGTCCGGAAGTTGGCTCGTCGAGAAACAAGACTATGGGATCGTGAATGATGTCGATTCCGATAGACACACGTCGGCGCTCGCCCCCGGAAACGCCTCTATGGCCTTCGTCCCCGATCACTGTTTTGGCTGCGTTTCGTAGACCCAGTTGGTCGATTAGAGCCAGAACTCTGGCTTTCTTTTTGGACTTTGAGAGCGAGCGAGGGAGCCTGAAGTCTGCAGAGAACATGAGCGTCTCTTCCACGGTTAACATGGGAAACAAGAGGTCATCTTGCATAACATAAGCAGAGATCACCTTCAAAAGCCTGGACTCCAACACTTCCCCATTGAGTGTCACGGACCCTTTGAGGCTTTCCTTGGCGATTCGATCCGCGAGAGCATCAATGAGGGTGGATTTACCCGACCCACTGGCGCCAAGAACGGCCATGATTTCTCCTTCCCGAGCCTCACCGGAGATATCATTCAGTAAAATCTTGCTGTCATACGCATTGTCGTCCCGAGAAAAGCACGAAGACAATGGCATCTTCCGGACAACCTTGACGCTATACGTAAGGTTTTCGAAGGAGAGAACGAATGGGTAGGACGAAGACACGGAGCTACAAGCGAAGGAGGAGAGGTCGAGAACACGATGTGCCGGAGACTCGGAGTCGGACTGTGCATCCTCGACTCGCTTTAAGAGCTCGCCGAGGCTGGGAGAGACATGGGGTCTGGATCTTTGAGAAAGCTTTTTGAGCTCCGTTGCATGGGGATATTGATTGAAGAATGAGAATTTGTGGGCGGTGAAGGGTGATTCTGCCGACGACGCCATGCTCGGAGCTTCATCAGCACGAGACATCCGTGTGTTCTATGTTGTTGGGTGGTTTAGGCAGAAATTTATAGAAATATGGAGAGATAGTCAGAGAAAAAGAGAGTAGGGTTTGGTGAATATCGGAGGATCCAATTCCAACCGTTGCGTAATGGTGTATGTATAGTAGGTGAAAGGAGTTGTGTTGTGCATTTCTACCAAGTCAAGTCATGTGAAGGAGATCAACTAACGACACAAACTCTGTTttcccttataaaaaaaataaaaacagaaattatACATTGAAGTTGCATCTGGGTTcggatataaaataatttgttaatagtagtgaaaaaatagcgaataataataaaaaaatagtgaaaagtaataagttatttataaatagttgtaaaatagtCTGGAATTAGTTTTCTAACCAAACACAACTTTAatatgtaatgattagtttataaaaaaaataaagtttgtgCACCGATGTATTATGGTACATCATATTATAAagggaaatattttagtcacaaagaaattatataaaagaaatctcacaaattgatgtgacttgatatgattcttcagattataaaattatttttattgtaaaatagatctaacgaatttgatgaaatcacgtcaatttatgaaattatttttatgtaattctttcgttaatgtagcattactctattataaaataacatctaacatatcacatgcattgaaccatatcaaaaattttatttctaaaaatctCTTTGCAAAGTTAACACTTCTATGTAGATAACTCTGTTTTGAAATCATACATTTAAAGTTggttattcttttcttttcacagtTTCTTCAATCAGCAAGAACTGAAAAAAGATGAGTACTACagttacaaaaagattatataaaaataatctcacaaatagACATAACTTAatgtgattcgttagatctgctttacaataaattaactttacaatctaataaatCACGTCAAGTCTCATTAGTTTGTAAGATCacttttgtataatcattttgtagttaaagtatttctccTCAAAAAATCATGTTATCATAATTGAGAGTACAAAATATCTATTGATACATATACTTGAATTGACAAGGAACCTAATGCAATATACTGGACATACTTCAAGGAAATTAACTTGCTTGTGCCAATAGATATACTAGACAATACAGACAACTATATTGAACTAGACACCAAATAATATCTTATATGCAACAAAATAATTTGATGGGAAGTTCACtccatatctttaaaaaaagataaaaaaattaatacacgtTGAGCATTTCCCCACTGCACTAAGAGCTAGTCAGTACTGTCGTAATCAAGATAAAGACCATTTTCATCCACTTGTTTTtttagagaataaaaaataaatctatgcGCGAAAGTATTTATTCGCGCGCCGAATAAGtcatataaacaaatttttaagtATATAAGTCTCTcacaaactttttataaaaaaaatgaactccattataaaaaatgtgaaaaattcacttttacTTGATGAGATTCAGACTCGTTTAGATATAggaatcatttcatctcatttaatcgttataattttttcaaatttttatacaaaatataataaataatttaattttttcaaatctcaaaataataataatattaaaaaataatattttaacaatatcttatttaaaatcatctcgtttcatctcattttactatccaaacgagtcgTATCAGTTACTacaaaaagtaatgttattttgaattgtacattaattttatatttgaaaaattatatatataaacctcaCACTCttgtatattatttaaaaatatgtaaatatattcttttactttaatatttcataaaatatgaaatataatggGTGATGCATTATATTCGGTGAGAAAACTTGTGGAGACAGAGACTTGTAAACACCCACGAAattaaccaataaaaaaaaaaaaaatgtgaaagggttaaaacataaacaattGCTTGATAGCGTACAGCAAAGAGTGGTGACCTAAATTTCCCTAATCTAAACTCCACacgccttcatttcttcaagaaagACCAACGTGGTACATGATGGCGTGCTATAGATATATATGGATGCAGTAGGATTTTGCTAATTGATTGTGTTTTAATTGCCAATACTTTAATTGgagctccttttttttttgtctatctTCTTTAATTCATTCCATTAGATTAAGTTAGGTATGGGTGTTATATCTGCTCCTGCTCTAGACTGACCTGTTTGAGTGTTTAATTTGTCTACTGTTTGGACTTCTGCCTGCTTGGGTTGGTGTTTGTaggcaagaaaaattacaagCAAACATATGCGTTCCCTTTTCTACATTCACATTTAATTTCTTGCTTCTCGATCTCTTTATGTTAAAGTTGGAATATTATGTTATTCCTCAGCATTCcttctaaattttatcatatcagtCACACCATTGAAAATATACCATATCAGCATGTGCGGTCGATTAGcaatatatgataaaatttaaaataagggttaattatattttatcttctcgaactttcactcaattcataatgtgttttcgaaactaataattgcatcaaagtggactctcgaactttcaaaacttcacaATCCCCCCATTCCGTCTACTAGCAGAGtcaaatctaacgaaaattgACTGtaaagatttaatttttatctaatttattattattgaccatataaaatataaactaatatatgcaatcaattaataataaatcattaatcattaaccatatataaaattattttatacctaagttgcaagtaagtatgaataatctatgtacacaatgaaattatttgatattcattaaccatatataaagtaataaaaaaattatttaatgatttattatttattattaattgatgcaattattaattTCAGAGGCACATTaggaattgagtgaaagttcgagggagcttagtgtaattaacccttaaAATAAAGAACATCACTACTCttttctataaattatttaatgcccattgtaaacaattaattaataattcttatagGTTAGACTTAGATTtcctaataaaaataatttttctcatcagtCAGTATTATTCACTGCACACACCCcataccttataaaaaatatagaaataattgTCAGGTGTAAGGCATGAGaataaatagtgactaatgCATAGCAAAACCCTTCCTAATAAATATCAAGCTAGGTTTCCTTAGCAGTActtataattattcaattctCAACTATTGCTTTGAAATGATATGATTAATTAATGGGATTTTGTAACAGATATTTATTacattaaaatgtataaaatatgataaatactataaaattataagtacatgaACATGCATGTTAGACAAGATTATTAAATGTTGATGTGGCCAAGTCTTAACCATTTTAGCCAAAAATAAAGGCTGGGATTTGTGGCTAACAATTTTAGGAGAACATTCTCAAGATTTTTCCTAATTATCTCAAAGGAAAAATCTTCCATCGCAACTCCCCCTATAAAATCTAGGGATAGTTCCAAAAGACATGCGATACCAAGCTGAATAATAACTCTGCGCTGAGTGATGACACTAGAAGATGATGATCACCAATGCTCTACActttaattttctcttttgctGTACAAATGGGTCCCCGACTGGCACAACCAAAAAGCAAATACCATTtacaacaaaatattgaaatagaTTGGGGGGCATAGGCCGAGTCATGCTGATTTACACAAACATTGTGTGTCGTCTATTTCCTAATTTGTTATTTCGTTAGTTGCCTGTCTACATCCTTCTCGTATGGAGCTTGTCATATGGCATGGACGACAGCCTTTCTTCTGGGGTCCAAGAACGTGCATATCAAGTCCtacatttctcaaatttttatatggCTCCGAAAGTGGTCTTTGAATcttgattatatataaagtactgCAAGTAGAAATCAAGGATCAGATCAACTGGGTACTTACACCAATTTTGTGGAAAGTATGTGTAGGCCTATTGGGCCACTAGCCACCTAACTAGACAAAACAGGGAACATCACTGCAATGTGCAAAATCTAAATATTAAACGTACCAAAGACTGAAACCCAAAAAGGAAGAGAGCTGGAAGGATATTCTATGTGATTTGCACAAACCATGTAACGCCTAAAACCCTAGCCAAGAGTCGAATAGACCACATGGTTCCGTTTGGATGCTAAGAGTATAtcagaatatttgtaaatagtaatgactTAAGATATTTGAGTGAATTTTGTATAAAAGTGTGGGTCTTATTgagatatgtttggatgtataatgtaagttgagatagttttaacttttttatgagagtttgagaaaattatagatcccatcaataattggtttatttttgtaataattgaataattatttacaattacTACTTTTTAGTACTCCGGATAAATGAAATGATCCGCTTATGCAACTTCCAACTACTATTAATAAAGTGATCCGTGATACACATGTAATTAATGTTTTGGATAGAAGTCCATGTGCTGATGATCAAACACACTCTTTGTTTggttgtcaaaaatattttcttccagctatcattctctctcaagaatAATCTCATATAATCTTTCATTACTATAAATCGAGAAGGAATATGAAACCTAGAATCAAGggatttaggctgcgtttggatgttgagctgaattgagttctttatgaatagtagtgagttgagttggtGGAGTGAGTTATATGGAGtccatctaaaatgagtttagatgtgtttggatgttaagatgagtttaacactatttatgagaaattgaaaaaggttgtgggtcccacgtgtaacgaggttttgagttaagattagtctaataattttagagttaggtgtttgaatgttaaattcagtttaaaattagattgaactgaatTAATCTCAGCTGAGTCTTgcatccaaacggggccttagtgTAGTCCCAAAACCTTTGGTCCTCAATAACCCTAGAGGGTAACTCATCAACTATCATCATCCTAactagggctgtacaaaaaaccGGCCAACCGACCGGGACCTACTCAGACCGGCCAAAACCGGCAAGGAATCGGTCGACCGTCGGTGATAAATTATCAAAACCGGCGTCGGCCAGTTCCGTCCCGGTTTGAACCAGCCAAAAACTGATAAACCGGCCGACGTCATgtacgtttatttttttttaaatatataccttcattaaatgacattgtttcacttaaataagtgaaacggcaTCGTTTGCATCTTaagtttagaaagaaaaaaaaataaagggaacaACGCCGTTTGGCATAagccaaacgacgccgttcttACTAGGGCATATTATCCCCCAGATTCCCCCTCCATCTTCTCTTCTCATTCGATTTCGAGCCCTCCTCACTCAGCGCCATCCACTCTAGTCCAACGAGTCCAGCCACTCACAAATGCCCAGCGGTCCAGCAATTCGCATCTCGCCACTCACCAGCGGTCCGGCGGCTGCGCAACCTCCACCGCTCCACAATCCTCCGGCAAACGACGCAGCCTCCAGTCTATTTTTTAGGtatgattttgaaatttgaaggatgaaaattctgaaattttgttataaatttagTGATGACTGTCGACTGATGAGTCTGATTAgtgattttgttgaaatttattttttgaaaatagcCTAAGAGGACCAGAGGGCAGAGGTTGTGCCGTTGTGCCTTGTGGTATTTGGGTGTAGGGTTAGGGATTGTGTTCTCTGGTTTGGGAGGTGAAATAGTGAATCAATGATGAACATTGATGATTAAACACTATGTTGTGACTGTGCAATGTGCATTCATAGATTTTAATAAGTATAGATTTTATACAATCGGTGGTTTTTGAAGATGTAATTTGATAAATGTTCATAACTTTATTGACAGTtgtgttataaatttatagatagtTTTGTTAATTGACAATTTTgttgaaagtaaaataatttgtaatgtttattgacaataaatgttcataatttattgaaagtaaaataatttgtgagatttatgtgcgatctaaaatgtagattAGAATCTTAGATTTATGATGTTTGCCACATTGCAAATTAGCTAATGTGTAATTGAcaattgtgatatttttttattctttcttggtTTTACATGTTCGATGGATTCTTCGTCAAGTCCAATTGATCTTGATTCGCACTCTCAAATACCAAAACCCCCGGCTTCAACTGCCCTTAATAGTAGTAATTGTCCATTTCCTAAGAAACGGAAGGAGAATGATCCGTCAATTGTTTGTGaccattttacaaaagtttaGGGT
This genomic interval from Juglans regia cultivar Chandler chromosome 3, Walnut 2.0, whole genome shotgun sequence contains the following:
- the LOC108985603 gene encoding ABC transporter G family member 20-like, whose product is MSRADEAPSMASSAESPFTAHKFSFFNQYPHATELKKLSQRSRPHVSPSLGELLKRVEDAQSDSESPAHRVLDLSSFACSSVSSSYPFVLSFENLTYSVKVVRKMPLSSCFSRDDNAYDSKILLNDISGEAREGEIMAVLGASGSGKSTLIDALADRIAKESLKGSVTLNGEVLESRLLKVISAYVMQDDLLFPMLTVEETLMFSADFRLPRSLSKSKKKARVLALIDQLGLRNAAKTVIGDEGHRGVSGGERRRVSIGIDIIHDPIVLFLDEPTSGLDSTSAFMVVKVLQRIAQSGSIVVMSIHQPSYRILSLLDRLIFLSHGQTVYSGSPATLPLFFSEFGHPIPEKDNRTEFALDLIRELEEEPDGTKSLVEFNKSWQAKIKKQRSNSSQNRAKQLSLKDAISASISRGKLVSGAPNSSTLTSSVPTFANPFWIEILVVARRSLTNSRRMPELFGIRLGAVLVTGIILATIFWRLDNSPRGAQERLGFFAFAMSTTFYTCAEAIPVFLQERYIFMRETAYNAYRRSSYVLAHSLISIPSLILLSLTFAATTFWAVGLAGGLNGFFFFFFTILAAFWAGSSFVTFLSGVVSHVMLGYTVVVAILAYFLLFSGFFIGRDRIPLYWIWFHYLSLVKYPYEGVLQNEFDDPVKCFVRGVQMFDNTPLGMLPESVKLDLLKNMGNTLGFNITSTTCVTTGLDILKQQGITDLSKWSCLWISVAWGFFFRILFYISLLFGSKNKRR